The genomic interval GCCATGGAGCGCACGGCCTGGTGCCCCTGGAGCATCGAGATGTTCACCGACGCGACGGCCGAGAGCGGGACCGAGGCCGCGCCGAGGAGAATGGCCCAGGTGAACGCCGAATCGCGGTAGATCCCCGCGGCGAGCCAGGGCGAGGCGAGCGCGGCCAGGAGGGCGAGGCCGCCGCCGACGCCCCACGCGAGCCGGGATCCCAGGCGCGTCAAGGCGTGCACGCGCGCGAAGTCGTTCGCGGCGCGCGCCTCGGCGATCATCGCCACGAGCCCGTTGCCGATGCCGAGCGTGGCGAGCGGGACGAGGACCGCGGTCAGCGAGGCGAGCTGGGCGAGGACGCCGGTCCCTTCGGGCCCCAGCCGCGCGGCGAGGATCTTCGCGCGCACGATGGCGGCCACGACGGTCGCGACGGAGCCGAGACCGAGGATCGCGGTGGAGCGGACGAGCCGGCGCACGGCTCCCTGGTCCCGGGCGGCTACCGGGACCCGTAGGTCCGTTCGTAGTACTGCTGGAACGCGCCCGAGCGGATCGCTTCCCACCACGGGCGGTTCGCCACGTACCAGTCGATCGTCGCCTCGATTCCGCGCGCGAAATCGACCTGCGGGCGGAAGCCGGTCTTCGTCTCGAGACGGGACGCGTCGATCGCATACCGCCGGTCGTGCGCGGGGCGGTCGGTCACGTGCTGGAGGAGGCTCGCGGGCTTCTTCAGCCGCTCGAGGAGGAGTGCCGCGATCTCGAGCACGGAGCGCTCGTTCCCCCCGGCGATGTTGAACGTCTCCCCTTCCACGTCGTCGGCCTCGAGGATGGCGACGAGGGCCCGGCAGTGATCCTCGACGTGGATCCAGTCACGCGTGTTCCTCCCGCTGCCGTAGACCGGGAGCGGCTTGTCCTCGAGCGCGTTGGTCACGAAGAGCGGGATCAGCTTCTCCGGGTACTGGAAGGGTCCGTAGTTGTTGCTGCAGCGCGTCACGATGGCGGGGACGCCGTAGGTCACCGAATAGGCGTAGGCGAGCCGGTCGCCGCCGATCTTGGACGCCGCGTAGGGATTCCGGGCGAGGAGCGGCGCCCTCTCGTCGGCCGCGCCCGTCAGGATCTCGCCGTAGACCTCGTCCGTCGAGACCTGGACGAAGCGCGCGCAGCCGCGCTTCCGCGCCTCTTCGAGCAGCACGTAGACGCCGTAGGTGTCGGTCAGGACGAAGTGCGAGGGGTCCTCGATCGAGCGGTCGACGTGCGTCTCGGCCGCGAAGTTCACGACGACGTCGACCCCCTCCATCGCGCCCGCCACGGTCGCGGGATCGCAGATGTCCCCCTTCACGAAGCGGAACCCGGGGGCGTCCTTGACGTCGCCGAGGTTGGCGAGGTTTCCCGCGTACGTCAGCTTGTCCAGCACGGTGATCGGCGCCTCGGGAAAGCGGCGGCGCAGGTGGTGGACGAAGTTCGAGCCGATGAAGCCCGCCCCTCCCGTGACGAGGAAGCGCGCCCGCGAAAGATCGGGGGCCTTAGCCACGGCAGCCTCCTCGCGTGCGGCGGCGCTCAGCCATCCTTGCGCGACCAGTCGTAGGGGATGTCGTTCTTGTGGGGGTCCGCGCGGTACTCGTCGGGCTGGTCGTACCGGTAGGGCTCGGTCGGCGTGTTGACGAGCATCGCGGGCTCGGTGCCGATCCCCTTCATGCCGTGCCACACGCCCGGCGGAATCGTGATCAGGATGGGATTCTTCTCCCCCATGAAGAACTCGTTCACCGTGCCGCGCGTGGGCGAGCCCTCGCGGTCGTCGTAGAGCACCACCTTCATCATCCCCTTCACGATCACGAAGTGATCGGTCTGGATCTTGTGGTAGTGCCATCCCTTCACCACGCCGGGATAGGCCACCGAGACGTAGGTCTGGCCGAAGCGCTGGAAGAAGGGGTCGTCCTTCCGCATCATCTCCATCAGGTAGCCGCGCTCGTCGGCGATGACCTTGAGCGGCTTCACGTGCACCCCGTCGATCAGCTTCATGCGGGCCTCCCCACCGAGACATAGGCGAAGCCCAGCCGTTTCACCGTGGCTGGGTCGTAGACGTTTCGAAGGTCGACGATGCTCTTGCGCCGCATGGCGCGCTTCACGCGCGCGAGGTCGAGGCGGCGGAACTCGTTCCACTCCGTCACCAGCACCATCACGTCGGCGCCCTTCACCGCATCGTACGGGTTCTGGGCGAAGTGAAGCCCACGCGGCAGCCCCTCGGCGTCGGCCCGAACCGCGGGGTCGTACGCCCGGATCGCGATCCCTTTGCGGAGCAAGGAGCGGATGATGGTCAAGGACGGCGCTTCGCGCAGGTCGTCGGTGTCCGGCTTGTACGAGAGGCCGAGGACCGCCGCGACCCGCTTTCCCCGTCCGCCCAGCGCGGCGAGCACCTTCTTCGTCGCCACCTGGTG from Candidatus Binatia bacterium carries:
- a CDS encoding oligosaccharide flippase family protein; protein product: MRRLVRSTAILGLGSVATVVAAIVRAKILAARLGPEGTGVLAQLASLTAVLVPLATLGIGNGLVAMIAEARAANDFARVHALTRLGSRLAWGVGGGLALLAALASPWLAAGIYRDSAFTWAILLGAASVPLSAVASVNISMLQGHQAVRSMA
- the rfbB gene encoding dTDP-glucose 4,6-dehydratase; protein product: MAKAPDLSRARFLVTGGAGFIGSNFVHHLRRRFPEAPITVLDKLTYAGNLANLGDVKDAPGFRFVKGDICDPATVAGAMEGVDVVVNFAAETHVDRSIEDPSHFVLTDTYGVYVLLEEARKRGCARFVQVSTDEVYGEILTGAADERAPLLARNPYAASKIGGDRLAYAYSVTYGVPAIVTRCSNNYGPFQYPEKLIPLFVTNALEDKPLPVYGSGRNTRDWIHVEDHCRALVAILEADDVEGETFNIAGGNERSVLEIAALLLERLKKPASLLQHVTDRPAHDRRYAIDASRLETKTGFRPQVDFARGIEATIDWYVANRPWWEAIRSGAFQQYYERTYGSR
- a CDS encoding dTDP-4-dehydrorhamnose 3,5-epimerase family protein, translating into MKLIDGVHVKPLKVIADERGYLMEMMRKDDPFFQRFGQTYVSVAYPGVVKGWHYHKIQTDHFVIVKGMMKVVLYDDREGSPTRGTVNEFFMGEKNPILITIPPGVWHGMKGIGTEPAMLVNTPTEPYRYDQPDEYRADPHKNDIPYDWSRKDG